A stretch of [Clostridium] innocuum DNA encodes these proteins:
- a CDS encoding diguanylate cyclase, whose translation MEVYKKEATELEEQLLILRKQGRPEEILQKASRLLEIAQLHQDPYYIAAALYFQAYYEFSRGNYKECLQHCFQSEEYCEKNEYLKILAYIHNLQGIVYSDLGDFLTSLHFLLKAYYLTMDHPEFEYHYAIINNLGTLFHDIDCEQRGIEYFIRAFQERRKMHLEFSLNDGIILTNILMVYMKMNRAAEAAPWYETFLRYFKDNDHVVLTENRIMISIFELWHRKDIAKLKQRLYDFLEAAPHTSDYKNTVRNYMDCIHICISLKLKDQAYLLYRNLEKMESHHPNSINSARLADIKVELAMQFCSKEELFLHLLEAYRLNRKAREQEKRNNLQSMMNKMDLENALYEQHIILQRNEELLRSNKLDPFTEVLNKTAFRNHVLEAIRGKRADEKGAFFILDIDNFKIINDTCGHLVGDQVIMKVAANLQNNLREEDLVGRIGGDEFCMYLNHISCIEDIEKNALRIIDNIRNLNISKLQKQLTVSMGICIVDTEKDFEDIFMKADHALYEAKANGRDQFVVYKNDYFSQIMQKKEKRKDRHEVTVNDILPKVFEMLNVFDKRDELLAQTMEFICRSMNVKNIFLLRFENEAYSMGRVYIYDLERNKASKHVHIQTDPAYLKAFDDRHLYYQNQINVNDIRYINAYEQYQIQATLQHQILYDHRMIGVLGMNDRRIHEWNEDDLSLIRNLSYAFATYLIAIEK comes from the coding sequence ATGGAAGTTTATAAAAAAGAAGCTACAGAGCTTGAAGAACAGCTTCTTATACTGCGCAAACAGGGGAGACCGGAGGAGATTCTTCAAAAGGCTTCCCGATTACTGGAAATTGCGCAGCTTCATCAGGATCCCTACTACATTGCAGCTGCATTGTATTTTCAGGCATATTATGAATTTTCAAGAGGAAATTACAAAGAATGTCTTCAGCACTGCTTTCAAAGTGAGGAATACTGTGAAAAAAATGAATATCTGAAAATTCTTGCATACATACATAATCTACAGGGAATCGTTTATTCTGATCTGGGGGATTTTCTCACCTCCCTGCATTTTCTTCTAAAGGCTTATTATCTCACAATGGATCATCCGGAATTCGAATATCATTATGCGATTATTAACAATCTGGGAACTTTGTTTCATGATATCGATTGTGAACAAAGAGGAATTGAATACTTCATACGGGCATTTCAGGAACGAAGAAAAATGCATCTTGAATTTTCACTGAATGACGGTATTATATTAACGAATATTCTGATGGTATATATGAAAATGAACCGCGCAGCAGAGGCAGCTCCCTGGTATGAAACATTCTTACGCTATTTCAAAGACAATGACCATGTGGTACTGACAGAGAATAGAATTATGATCAGCATATTCGAATTGTGGCACAGAAAGGATATAGCGAAATTAAAGCAAAGATTATATGATTTTCTGGAGGCTGCTCCCCATACATCTGATTATAAAAATACAGTGAGAAACTATATGGATTGTATTCACATCTGCATTTCATTAAAATTAAAGGATCAGGCATATCTGCTATATCGCAATCTTGAAAAAATGGAATCTCATCATCCAAACTCTATCAATTCCGCAAGACTAGCAGATATCAAGGTGGAGCTGGCAATGCAATTTTGCTCCAAAGAGGAACTATTTCTCCATCTGCTGGAAGCCTATCGTCTCAATCGAAAGGCAAGAGAGCAGGAAAAACGCAATAATCTGCAAAGTATGATGAATAAAATGGATTTGGAAAACGCACTCTACGAACAGCATATTATCCTGCAGCGAAATGAAGAGCTTCTTCGCAGCAACAAACTGGATCCCTTTACCGAGGTATTGAATAAAACTGCCTTTCGCAACCATGTGCTGGAGGCGATTCGTGGTAAAAGAGCAGACGAAAAGGGTGCTTTCTTTATACTGGATATTGATAATTTCAAAATTATCAATGATACCTGTGGACATCTTGTGGGTGATCAGGTAATCATGAAGGTCGCAGCTAATCTTCAGAATAATCTAAGAGAGGAAGATCTAGTCGGCAGAATCGGCGGTGATGAATTTTGTATGTATCTGAATCATATCTCATGTATTGAGGATATTGAAAAGAATGCTTTACGTATTATAGATAATATACGCAATCTGAATATCAGTAAGCTGCAGAAGCAGCTTACTGTCAGTATGGGAATTTGTATTGTGGATACAGAAAAGGATTTTGAAGATATCTTTATGAAAGCGGATCATGCTCTTTATGAAGCTAAGGCAAATGGGCGTGACCAGTTTGTTGTCTATAAAAATGACTATTTCAGTCAGATCATGCAGAAAAAAGAAAAGCGCAAGGACCGCCATGAGGTCACCGTCAATGATATTCTACCAAAGGTATTTGAAATGCTGAATGTATTCGATAAACGGGATGAGCTGCTGGCACAGACGATGGAATTTATCTGCCGTTCCATGAATGTGAAAAATATATTTCTGCTTCGCTTTGAAAATGAAGCATATTCCATGGGCAGAGTTTATATATATGACCTGGAAAGGAATAAGGCATCCAAGCATGTTCATATTCAGACGGATCCAGCATACCTAAAGGCTTTTGATGACAGACACCTTTACTATCAGAATCAGATTAACGTAAATGATATCCGTTATATAAATGCGTATGAACAATATCAAATTCAGGCAACACTGCAGCATCAGATTTTGTACGATCATAGAATGATAGGTGTACTTGGTATGAATGATCGAAGAATTCATGAATGGAATGAAGATGATCTATCGCTGATTCGTAATCTTTCCTATGCATTTGCGACCTACCTGATTGCAATTGAAAAATAG